CTATATTAACTATAATATCAATTTGGCAAGAGTCAATGTTCTATTAGTTTGTGGTgttcaaaccttaaaaatacaaatacaatttaattttataaaaacaaaaagactcaaTTGACATCCCAACAACTTGAACTAACATAAAAACCCAGTCCAGCACGAGTAAAGTTTAATACCAAACATCAATTTCAAACACTTTGCTTGTCTGATTCATGACAGTTGACATCTTAATTGCGCCTTCTATCTCCTACAGCAAACTGTTCTATATAAAAACGTCAGTGAACTATGCGTGTAACCACACTGCAGTTTTACAAGAAGGCTGATGAGTTGTGATGAGCAAAAAGCATCAGTGAAAGAACTGCtgacacatttctgtttttcccaGGAACTTGCTCAGGCCTTCGGGTGCAGTTTGTTCTGTCAGTTCTTTGGACAAGTTGTGTGAGATGTAAGAGAattattttcctcctcttctcctgaATTGCTTGTTAAAtcagatgtatttatttaaaagtcCACAGCCACATGAGAAGCTCTGTTAGTCTCTaggtttgtttttgatttgttaCTGGCTGTTATCCTACAACATTGTTAATCATTGTTAGCATTCACCATCTGAGTTCAGTGTGTTAGCATGCCAATAAGCTAACAATCACTAAACACAGAGACTTATGGGAgtgtcattcattttaacagttatttggagccagtgacattaTGATTTGCAGGTGGCTGTAGATGAAAGGAGAGAAACTCATTACAGTCTATCCTAAACATAAATATCCTTGCCAAAGTAATGGTACTGGAGACATTTTGTTCAAGACCAAAGTAGCTAAAAAGTGCCTGTTAAAATCATACCAGAAATACAGATTATGCTTTGAGTTGGCCGGTGTCTTTGGGTTTCTTCTCCACTTGCATTCCAGGTACTCCATGTTATGGAACAGACAGATAAAATCCTGGACTTCAGTATCCACAATTCCTAAATACAGGTGAGTAAAATAACTCAATATAAGTCCATATGCTTTTGAAATTGTGTTAGAGTTTACTCATTTCTCGTTTGTCATTTCACACAAAGACCCTGAGGACTGACCTGTGCTGGGAGGTTTCTGAATCAGTTCAGTGTAGTTTGTGCTCttgatcattttgttgttggtgcagGGTCCGTCCAGTATAGTGAACACTCTCACTTTAATGTCTTTCATCAGATCAAACTGGACACTGTAGCTCCTTATACTCATCCTGGCGGCCTGTTAGTCAAGAAACACACACCTGTTGTTACATCTTAAAATTCACTTTTTCCGGATTTTCACTTTGTTCCAGCGAACAAAACAGATGCTTATAGGGATTTTGCTCAGAAAACCGACACTCTgaacgcttttatccaaagctgATGGTTGTCATTCAGTCCTCTAACAAAATCTGAGACTGTTCAGAAGCTTTGATCATGTGTAGCTGTGATCTGTGTCTTAATCATCATAGTCACAGTCATAGCATCAGTCATCTCCGAAGGCACAGCTGTGATCACTGCCTTAGTCCCTACACAGTAACTGTTGTATAAAACGACTCCTTGCTGAGTAAGACACCAGCATCACCATGTAAAAATTTGATTTCAATCTTGCGTACTCAACCTTATCTTATAAACTATGTTTAGTATGTTCTTCATCAAACACAGAAGTTGGAATTAAATCTATATCCAAGGCGCTAAAGTGCTACACTTACATATACTGCTATTTCAATAATTCCAAAAGCAGTAATGTTATTACGGTTAcctgtgcttttttttgcctgtttcctttctttctttaatgTTCTTTCCTCTTCCATTGTTTGCCTCTTTTCAAATATAAAACCCAAAACATATtagcaatttaaaaataaatagtgcCAAACAGATCAGTTAATAAACCTACTGCAGTCTCTACACATTTAATCTAGTTTGAAAAGTTTAagattattattacattatatACATCATTATTTTGCATTGTTTAGTTAGTACTGTATGAAGTCAGTCaggtttcacacacacacacacatcgcaAACCCAATCCAACCTAGACACCTAGCCAAATTTTACAGCCCTTTAAATAGCCCGTTTGTCTGCTGTTGCCGCTGCATGAATATAATTatagagacaaaacacaacattttgcaTGTATTAATTGCACATATTGATTGTCCCGTTAGCACAGCTGATCATGCTTATAATACAACGATCCTTTTAGCAGGTTAGACAAGTTAAGTGTCTCCATgtcaaatttaaacatttaaaatggtgAACACTCACATTCCAGCTGTTCTTGTAAGTGTTGAAGTATTCCAGGTGATACACTGTTGAGCAGTTTGTCATGTTAATCAGGCTACCTGGGGGACTCCATGAGATCTCcagatgtccaaaatgaccaggGTCTACCACTGTAAGGTTCTCAGGAGGATCCACTGCAAATGAAAAGGATATTTATACAGATTGTGCCTATTGCAGGAGCCTTTTTAATATGAATATAAATGCAAAGACTAAATTAGTGCAATAATAACCATCTTTTTATTTGAAAACTCTGGGTACAAAGCTATACTGGAAACCATCCATTCCCTGCAGGCATTTACAGTGCAGCCTTTGTGTTCGATTTCTGTGCAGCTCATTAAACATTGACTGGGTTTTAATTCATTCACATCAGCAAGAAAAACTGAGGAAAAACTAAACTGGACCAACCTGTAAGTCCACTGCAATTCAGGCTTTCCTTCCAGGTTATAAGGAGCAGCATCAGATGAGTCAACCAGCATTTAATGACCATTGTTCTTTAATAtcaagactgaaaaaaaaaataaacagagagaaaaaaatacattaaaaacgatgattgctgttttttaaaggcaaaacagaatttaaaaaaaaaaaacataggcATTCTGCGTGTTACCTCTTCTGAAATTCGTCTAATTGAAGATCTTAATgtttaaatgctaaaaaaaaaaaaaatcaaataaaatagcGACAAACAAGCAAAGACTTACAAAATAAGATATGAGAGAGTAGCTTTCGTGCTGCAGCAGGTTCAGACGGAGTCTATCACACTGGCGCACTGTGTGGGTGGACTGGCCCATTTGTAGCTCCGCTTCTGTGTGAAAGAAGGAAATGTCACTGATGGGAATCGGTGAGTAATAGTCCTGCATCCACCGGGGAACTGCTTTGGCGttataattaatattaatgtgGCGCACGGAAGCTGGGAGGATAAAACCAATGCAACCCACTTTATTTACAGTTGCACTTGTTATTTCTTGTCGCATCTTGTCCTGTTTGCTGATGAATAAAAATTCCACCGAAATCCTCCTTACATGTGTACGCAGTGCTGCCTCTTTGTTACACAGTGCAATAATTATCTGATTTGTCACAcatctgtgtaattttttttttttaaagtctggcGTCGGAATCTTGTCAATGACATTTATTGATGTCTGATCAAGACATGATTTTAAACGTTCAGCCACTGGAGGtcactgaagaagcctcttagCGAGT
This genomic stretch from Acanthochromis polyacanthus isolate Apoly-LR-REF ecotype Palm Island chromosome 17, KAUST_Apoly_ChrSc, whole genome shotgun sequence harbors:
- the il13ra2 gene encoding interleukin-13 receptor subunit alpha-2 isoform X3 — encoded protein: MVIKCWLTHLMLLLITWKESLNCSGLTVDPPENLTVVDPGHFGHLEISWSPPGSLINMTNCSTVYHLEYFNTYKNSWNAARMSIRSYSVQFDLMKDIKVRVFTILDGPCTNNKMIKSTNYTELIQKPPSTGIVDTEVQDFICLFHNMEYLECKWRRNPKTPANSKHNLYFWHKKLAQAVDCPNYIVSSGDRSGCNFTGTSLPKFTDINFCVNGSSPKGPLKPAFFSLQIQNHVKPAIANKLRVQTGPDMELRLQWECPAGSVPGHCLEWEVEHSQKGKTPPTKSVTRQTSLTLTSVHKSERNCFRVRSKLSKYCADKSFWSDWSQPICDQAGRPRCHHQL
- the il13ra2 gene encoding interleukin-13 receptor subunit alpha-2 isoform X2 — its product is MVIKCWLTHLMLLLITWKESLNCSGLTVDPPENLTVVDPGHFGHLEISWSPPGSLINMTNCSTVYHLEYFNTYKNSWNAARMSIRSYSVQFDLMKDIKVRVFTILDGPCTNNKMIKSTNYTELIQKPPSTGIVDTEVQDFICLFHNMEYLECKWRRNPKTPANSKHNLYFWHKKLAQAVDCPNYIVSSGDRSGCNFTGTSLPKFTDINFCVNGSSPKGPLKPAFFSLQIQNHVKPAIANKLRVQTGPDMELRLQWECPAGSVPGHCLEWEVEHSQKGKTPPTKSVTRQTSLTLTSVHKSERNCFRVRSKLSKYCADKSFWSDWSQPICDQAVYAAVVRHSG